The Humulus lupulus chromosome 3, drHumLupu1.1, whole genome shotgun sequence genome window below encodes:
- the LOC133823862 gene encoding peptidyl-prolyl cis-trans isomerase CYP18-2: MWASAEGGAPEVTLETSMGAFTVELYYKHSPRTCRNFLELSRRGYYDNVKFHRIIKDFIVQGGDPTGTGRGGESIYGSKFDDEIKPELKHTGAGILSMANAGPNTNGSQFFITLAPCPSLDGKHTIFGRVCQGMEIIKRLGSVQTDNTDRPVHEVKILRSSVKD; this comes from the exons ATGTGGGCAAGTGCAGAAGGAGGAGCTCCAGAGGTGACTCTGGAGACTTCAATGGGTGCCTTCACTGTCGAG CTCTACTACAAACATTCCCCCAGAACTTGCAGAAACTTCCTTGAGCTTTCTCGTAGAGGCTATTATGACAATGTCAAGTTCCACCGAATTATCAAG GATTTTATAGTGCAAGGTGGGGATCCCACGGGAACAGGAAGAGGTGGGGAATCTATTTATGG TTCAAAGTTTGATGATGAAATAAAACCTGAGTTGAAGCATACTGGAGCTGGAATTTTATCCATGGCTAATGCTGGTCCCAATACTAATGGAAGTCAGTTCTTCATTACCCTCGCTCCTTGCCCTTCCCTGGATG GAAAACACACAATATTTGGAAGAGTATGTCAAGGGATGGAAATCATCAAAAGACTTGGAAGTGTCCAAACTGATAATACTGATAG ACCCGTTCATGAAGTAAAGATTCTAAGGTCGTCGGTCAAAGATTAA
- the LOC133823861 gene encoding probable UDP-N-acetylglucosamine--peptide N-acetylglucosaminyltransferase SPINDLY codes for MVRTENDVGNGRERSPLGENGFLKGSQPSPSTSGSNTSLSTVQSRFEGKDALSYANILRSRNKFVDALALYENVLEKDAGNVEAHIGKGICLQMQNMGRLAFDSFAEAIKLDPQNACALTHCGILYKDEGRLVDAAESYQKALTADPSYKPAAECLAIVLTDLGTSLKLAGNTQEGIQKYFEALKIDPHYAPAYYNLGVVYSEMMQFDVALTYYEKAASVRPMYAEAYCNMGVIYKNRGELETAIACYDRCLAVSPNFEIAKNNMAIALTDLGTKVKLEGDINQGISYYKKALTFNWHYADAMYNLGVAYGEMLKFDLAIVFYELAFHFNPHCVEACNNLGVIYKDRDNLDKAVECYQMALSIKPNFSQSLNNLGVVYTVQGKMDAAASMIEKAIIANPSYAEAYNNLGVLYRDAGNISMAVDAYERCLSIDPDSRNAGQNRLLALNYINEGTDDKLYDAHREWGRRFMRLYQQYTSWDNPKDPERPLLIGYISPDYFTHSVSYFIEAPLAHHNYANYKVVVYSAVVKGDAKTIRFREKVLKKGGIWRDIYGIDEKKVASMVREDKIDILVELTGHTANNKLGTMACRPAPLQVTWIGYPNTTGLPTIDYRITDSQADPPETKQKHVEELVRLPDCFLCYMPSPEAGSVAPAPALSNGFITFGSFNNLAKITPKVLQVWARILCAVPNSRLVVKCKPFCCDSVRQRFISTLEQLGLESLRIDLLPLILLNHDHMQAYSLMDISLDTFPYAGTTTTCESLYMGVPCVTMAGSVHAHNVGVSLLSKVGLGHLIAKNEDEYVQLALQLASDVTALSNLRMSLRDLMSKSPVCDGPNFARGLESRYRDMWRRYCKGDVPSSRHIKMLQQEAVSEEPVIKFSYESTTGSIKSNGFNMAPASGPNLSNCEENGTISKQTGT; via the exons ATGGTGCGGACAGAGAACGATGTTGGCAACGGGAGAGAGAGGAGCCCACTTGGTGAAAATGGGTTCTTGAAAGGTTCACAACCTTCTCCTAGTACAAGTGGTTCGAACACGAGTCTAAGTACGGTTCAGAGTAGGTTCGAAGGGAAAGATGCTCTTTCTTATGCCAATATTCTTCGGTCCAGAAACAAATTTGTTGATGCTCTTGCCCTTTATGAGAATGTCTTGGAGAAAGATGCTGGGAATGTAGAAGCTCATATCGGAAAGGGGATTTGTTTACAGATGCAGAATATGGGAAGGCTTGCCTTTGACAGTTTTGCAGAAGCTATCAAGTTGGATCCCCAGAATGCCTGTGCACTAACGCATTGTGGTATACTGTACAAAGATGAGGGCCGCCTAGTGGATGCTGCTGAG TCATATCAAAAGGCTCTGACAGCAGATCCCTCGTACAAACCAGCTGCTGAATGCCTAGCCATTGTATTGACAGATCTTGGAACTAGCTTAAAGCTTGCTGGAAATACGCAGGAGGGAATTCAGAAATACTTTGAAGCATTAAAAATTGATCCTCATTATGCT CCTGCATATTACAACCTCGGTGTTGTCTACTCTGAAATGATGCAATTTGACGTTGCTCTTACTTACTATGAGAAGGCTGCTTCGGTGAGGCCTATGTATGCCGAAGCATATTGCAATATGGGGGTAATCTATAAGAATCGTGGCGAGTTGGAGACAGCTATTGCATGTTATGATAG GTGTTTAGCTGTTTCACCAAACTTTGAAATTGCAAAAAATAACATGGCTATAGCCTTGACTGACTTGGGGACAAAG GTTAAATTAGAGGGAGATATCAATCAGGGTATAAGCTACTACAAGAAAGCTTTGACCTTTAACTGGCATTATGCGGATGCTATGTATAATCTGGGTGTTGCATATGGTGAAATGCTCAAGTTTGACCTG GCTATTGTGTTCTATGAACTTGCTTTCCACTTTAATCCTCATTGTGTTGAGGCATGCAACAATTTAGGAGTGATATACAAAGACAGAGACAACCTTGACAAAGCAGTAGAGTGTTATCAg ATGGCTTTGTCAATCAAGCCAAATTTCTCTCAGTCACTGAACAATCTCGGTGTTGTCTATACTGTTCAG GGGAAAATGGATGCTGCTGCAAGCATGATTGAGAAAGCCATTATTGCAAATCCCTCTTATGCAGAAGCATATAATAACTTGG GTGTTCTCTACAGAGATGCGGGCAATATTTCTATGGCTGTTGATGCTTATGAACGATGCCTCAGCATTGATCCAGATTCTCGTAATGCGGGCCAG AATCGGTTGCTTGCCTTGAACTATATAAATGAAGGAACTGATGATAAACTCTATGACGCTCACAG GGAATGGGGTAGGCGCTTTATGAGATTATATCAACAGTACACTTCATGGGACAACCCGAAGGATCCAGAACGACCCCTTTTGATTGGATATATATCTCCTGATTATTTCACACACTCTGTATCATATTTTATAGAAGCTCCCCTTGCACATCATAACTATGCAAACTACAAGGTGGTGGTTTATTCAGCAGTTGTAAAG GGAGACGCAAAAACTATAAGGTTTAGGGAAAAGGTCTTAAAGAAGGGTGGAATTTGGAGGGATATATATGGGATTGATGAGAAAAAAGTTGCAAGCATGGTCAGAGAAGATAAAATTGATATCTTGGTTGAACTTACTGGTCATACGGCTAATAATAAGTTGGGAACAATGGCATGTCGCCCTGCACCACTTCAG GTTACTTGGATTGGTTACCCAAACACTACTGGTTTGCCAACAATTGATTACAGAATTACTGATTCACAAGCAGATCCTCCCGAAACAAAGCAGAA GCATGTTGAGGAGTTGGTTCGATTACCAGATTGCTTTCTTTGTTATATGCCCTCCCCTGAGGCTGGTTCTGTAGCTCCAGCTCCTGCTCTTTCCAATGGATTCATTACATTTGGTAGCTTTAATAACCTAGCAAAG ATTACACCTAAAGTATTGCAAGTTTGGGCAAGGATATTATGTGCAGTACCAAATTCTCGCCTTGTGGTGAAATGTAAGCCTTTTTGTTGCGATAGCGTGAGACAGAGATTTATTTCGACACTTGAGCAGTTGGGTTTGGAATCATTGCGTATTGATCTTCTGCCTCTAATTTTACTGAATCACGACCATATGCAAGCCTACTCTCTGATGGACATCAG CCTGGATACTTTTCCATATGCTGGAACAACTACAACATGTGAGTCTTTATACATGGGAGTCCCATGTGTTACTATGGCTGGTTCAGTACATGCTCACAATGTTGGCGTGAGTCTTCTCAGCAAAGTTG GGTTGGGACATTTAATTGCCAAAAACGAGGATGAATATGTACAGTTAGCACTGCAGCTGGCTTCAGATGTTACAGCACTATCAAATTTGAGGATGAGTCTCCGAGACCTTATGTCCAAGTCTCCTGTGTGTGATGGACCGAACTTTGCTCGTGGCCTTGAATCGAGATACAGGGATATGTGGCGCAGGTACTGTAAAGGTGATGTGCCATCTTCAAGACACATTAAAATGCTACAACAGGAGGCTGTTTCTGAAGAACCTGTTATTAAATTCTCATACGAAAGCACTACTGGTTCTATTAAGAGTAACGGGTTTAATATGGCTCCAGCATCAGGACCTAATCTTTCCAATTGTGAAGAAAATGGAACCATATCAAAGCAGACTGGAACCTGA